Proteins encoded in a region of the Oncorhynchus gorbuscha isolate QuinsamMale2020 ecotype Even-year linkage group LG16, OgorEven_v1.0, whole genome shotgun sequence genome:
- the LOC123999146 gene encoding myocardin-related transcription factor B-like isoform X2, producing MEPQGSLGVEGAFSLRSEAVTHELEDLTMEPSPSLPPLKERKNVLQRRLQQRRTREQLVEQGIMPPLKCPAAFHEQIRSLQRSRTENFLKHKIRSRPERSELVRMHILQETHAEPSLQATQMMLKRARLADDLNEKLAQRPGPMELVVKNILPVEPSLAKDGVTDHPDGEVEMDFPKTKTPDVYNFDEDSSDTLSPEQPASQESQSSSAPSPSPRTPRVTEAPVALSTSPPTSSITMKHCPPTSQSTTDFFNFSHVSTNEHQNNHLVTTPQPITIVATPKPGPMLVKQSQPKTPNEKSRSKKNKDPKPRVKKLKYHQYIPPDQKQEANEAPMDSAYARLLHQQQQFLQLQILSQQQQHYNYQTILPAPLKSTEGQNSCSNMSLSGSSLSSPIMVSLPSAAPARSNQTLTNRKPGVLPANLDEMKVAELKMELKLRGLPVSGTKTDLIERLKPYQEIPSSQAATAMELTGHTGAPQPESMSSTPPVSPVPSEVSSLGMEEAGMPGALSPARPTPSGSSPHQGRLEDSPMETRTSEKDQRLHEKERQIEELMRKLEQEQKLVEELKMQLEVEKRGLPSPPVPMALAQVKEEGRAASICSASAHSPLAVVKQEEPSSGQVQTSPLPQFFVSHQQVPQVLRQPQPQTSMSGQPGTQILLPVSLPTSTATIQIPNNSIKLQVREPVLQTTVSTTAPGIIQKTEASAPHQQQHTTQTQPMAQMTVPLCTTTTSGSGFQFRAGPGQTEIPQCFLNTFPGSRSPARASSNQAVPNGPTNKSPSPCQPNFSNHIPKSKDPPRYEEAVKQTRRMQTAAQVPTATSQHMDDLFDVLIESGEISPFIRQDPSFPDKLLPVTASVTTLPFNTVLSRPPPQILVARPPAPTLNPPAPPSLTGLAIDNQLEAFLECTLKGETEPQTLRLMEELHSQLLEHSPMDTDTTGFNNVSAPPSSYHLDHTNLDNMEWLDLTMPGPTGGLNPLGLPPSGVFASDFLDSHDLQLHWD from the exons CACTGAAATGCCCTGCTGCCTTCCACGAACAGATCCGCAGCCTGCAGAGGTCCAGG ACTGAGAACTTCTTGAAGCACAAAATCCGCAGTAGACCTGAACGTTCAGAGCTGGTCCGCATGCACATCCTGCAAG AGACCCATGCGGAGCCCTCTCTGCAGGCCACTCAGATGATGCTGAAGAGAGCCAGGCTGGCTGATGACCTCAATGAGAAGCTGGCCCAGCGACCCGGCCCCATGGAGCTGGTGGTCAAGAACATTCTGCCTGTGGAACCCAGCCTCGCCAAAGACGGCGTCACCG ATCACCCAGACGGTGAGGTGGAGATGGACTTCCCCAAGACGAAAACACCTGATGTGTACAACTTTGACGAGGACAGCAGCGACACCCTGTCcccagagcagccagccagccaggagtccCAGAGCTCCTCTGCCCCCTCACCCTCCCCCAGAACCCCCAGGGTGACAGAAGCCCCCGttgccctctccacctccccaccgaCCAGCTCCATCACCATGAAG CACTGCCCACCTACCTCCCAGTCCACAACAGACTTCTTCAACTTCTCTCATGTCTCCACCAATGAGCATCAGAACAATCACCTGGTGACCACGCCTCAGCCAATCACCATTGTTGCCACTCCAAAGCCGGGGCCCATGTTAGTAAAG CAAAGCCAGCCAAAGACACCCAATGAGAAGAGCCGCAGTAAGAAGAATAAGGATCCCAAGCCGCGGGTGAAGAAGCTAAAGTACCACCAGTACATCCCCCCGGACCAGAAACAGGAGGCCAACGAGGCCCCCATGGACTCAGCCTACGCCAGGCTCCTGCATCAGCAGCAGCAGTTCCTCCAGCTGCAGATACtgagccagcagcagcagcactataACTACCAGACCATCCTGCCTGCCCCACTCAA GTCGACGGAGGGTCAGAACAGCTGCTCCAACATGTCTCTGAGtggcagcagtctgtccagtccCATCATGGTCTCTCTACCCAGCGCTGCCCCAGCACGGTCTAACCAGACTCTGACAAACCGCAAGCCTGGTGTCCTACCTGCCAACCTGGACGAAATGAAG GTAGCTGAGCTGAAGATGGAGCTGAAACTGCGAGGTCTTCCGGTGTCTGGCACCAAGACTGACCTGATAGAGAGACTAAAGCCTTATCAGGAGATCCCCAGCAGCCAGGCTGCCACTGCCATGGAGCTGACAGGCCACACAGGGGCCCCGCAGCCTGAGAGCATGAGCTCCACACCTCCTGTGTCCCCCGTGCCCTCGGAGGTCTCCAGCCTGGGCATGGAGGAGGCTGGGATGCCAGGAGCTCTTTCCCCAGCTCGGCCCACTCCTTCTGGGTCGTCTCCCCACCAAGGCCGCCTGGAGGACAGCCCAATGGAGACCAGAACCTCAGAGAAGGACCAGCGACTGCACGAGAAGGAGCGTCAGATCGAGGAGCTGATGAGGAAGCTGGAGCAGGAGCAGAAGCTGGTGGAGGAGCTGAAGATGCAGctagaggtggagaagaggggtCTGCCCAGCCCTCCAGTCCCCATGGCCCTGGCCCAGGTCAAAGAAGAGGGCAGGGCCGCCTCAATCTGCTCTGCCTCTGCGCATAGCCCACTAGCAGTGGTGAAACAGGAGGAGCCCAGCTCAGGCCAGGTGCAGACGTCCCCCCTGCCTCAGTTCTTCGTCAGCCACCAGCAGGTGCCTCAGGTCCTCAGACAGCCCCAGCCTCAGACCTCAATGTCTGGCCAGCCTGGAACACAGATCctgctgcctgtctccctgcccacCAGCACTGCCACCATCCAGATACCGAACAACAGCATTAAGCTGCAGGTCAGAGAGCCAGTCCTGCAGACCACAGTTAGTACTACAGCTCCAGGCATCATCCAGAAAACAGAGGCCTCAGCAccccaccaacaacaacacaccaCCCAGACCCAACCCATGGCACAG ATGACAGTCCCACTgtgcaccaccaccacctcaggcTCTGGATTCCAGTTCAGAGCAGGCCCAGGTCAGACAGAGATCCCCCAGTGTTTCCTAAACACTTTCCCAGGGAGCAGGTCCCCTGCCAGGGCCTCGTCCAATCAAGCAGTCCCCAATGGTCCAACAAACAAG TCCCCTTCTCCCTGCCAGCCCAACTTCTCAAACCACATCCCCAAGAGTAAGGACCCGCCACGCTACGAAGAGGCCGTTAAACAGACGCGCAGAATGCAGACTGCTGCACAG GTACCCACTGCAACCAGTCAGCACATGGACGACCTGTTTGACGTGTTGATCGAGAGTGGAG AGATCTCCCCCTTCATCAGACAGGACCCTTCCTTTCCAGACAAGCTGCTTCCTGTGACCGCCAGCGTAACCACCCTGCCCTTCAACACGGTGCTATCCCGCCCCCCGCCCCAGATCCTGGTGGCCCGCCCGCCCGCCCCCACCCTTAACCCCCCGGCCCCACCCAGCCTGACAGGCCTGGCCATAGACAACCAGCTGGAGGCCTTCCTGGAATGCACGCTGAAGGGGGAGACTGAGCCCCAGACACTGAGGTTGATGGAAGAGCTGCACAGTCAGCTGCTGGAGCACTCCCCCATGGACACGGACACCACTGGGTTCAACAATGTCAGTGCACCCCCCTCCAGCTACCACCTGGACCACACCAACCTGGACAACATGGAGTGGCTGGACCTGACCATGCCCGGGCCGACGGGGGGACTCAACCCACTAGGCCTTCCACCGTCTGGGGTATTCGCCTCTGACTTCCTGGACTCCCATGACCTGCAGCTACACTGGGACTAA
- the LOC123999146 gene encoding myocardin-related transcription factor B-like isoform X3: MLVLVPHCPDHSMGLQTRPLSDPALSSSMACLDVESPAVCRVLQRRLQQRRTREQLVEQGIMPPLKCPAAFHEQIRSLQRSRTENFLKHKIRSRPERSELVRMHILQETHAEPSLQATQMMLKRARLADDLNEKLAQRPGPMELVVKNILPVEPSLAKDGVTDHPDGEVEMDFPKTKTPDVYNFDEDSSDTLSPEQPASQESQSSSAPSPSPRTPRVTEAPVALSTSPPTSSITMKHCPPTSQSTTDFFNFSHVSTNEHQNNHLVTTPQPITIVATPKPGPMLVKQSQPKTPNEKSRSKKNKDPKPRVKKLKYHQYIPPDQKQEANEAPMDSAYARLLHQQQQFLQLQILSQQQQHYNYQTILPAPLKSTEGQNSCSNMSLSGSSLSSPIMVSLPSAAPARSNQTLTNRKPGVLPANLDEMKVAELKMELKLRGLPVSGTKTDLIERLKPYQEIPSSQAATAMELTGHTGAPQPESMSSTPPVSPVPSEVSSLGMEEAGMPGALSPARPTPSGSSPHQGRLEDSPMETRTSEKDQRLHEKERQIEELMRKLEQEQKLVEELKMQLEVEKRGLPSPPVPMALAQVKEEGRAASICSASAHSPLAVVKQEEPSSGQVQTSPLPQFFVSHQQVPQVLRQPQPQTSMSGQPGTQILLPVSLPTSTATIQIPNNSIKLQVREPVLQTTVSTTAPGIIQKTEASAPHQQQHTTQTQPMAQMTVPLCTTTTSGSGFQFRAGPGQTEIPQCFLNTFPGSRSPARASSNQAVPNGPTNKSPSPCQPNFSNHIPKSKDPPRYEEAVKQTRRMQTAAQVPTATSQHMDDLFDVLIESGEISPFIRQDPSFPDKLLPVTASVTTLPFNTVLSRPPPQILVARPPAPTLNPPAPPSLTGLAIDNQLEAFLECTLKGETEPQTLRLMEELHSQLLEHSPMDTDTTGFNNVSAPPSSYHLDHTNLDNMEWLDLTMPGPTGGLNPLGLPPSGVFASDFLDSHDLQLHWD, from the exons CACTGAAATGCCCTGCTGCCTTCCACGAACAGATCCGCAGCCTGCAGAGGTCCAGG ACTGAGAACTTCTTGAAGCACAAAATCCGCAGTAGACCTGAACGTTCAGAGCTGGTCCGCATGCACATCCTGCAAG AGACCCATGCGGAGCCCTCTCTGCAGGCCACTCAGATGATGCTGAAGAGAGCCAGGCTGGCTGATGACCTCAATGAGAAGCTGGCCCAGCGACCCGGCCCCATGGAGCTGGTGGTCAAGAACATTCTGCCTGTGGAACCCAGCCTCGCCAAAGACGGCGTCACCG ATCACCCAGACGGTGAGGTGGAGATGGACTTCCCCAAGACGAAAACACCTGATGTGTACAACTTTGACGAGGACAGCAGCGACACCCTGTCcccagagcagccagccagccaggagtccCAGAGCTCCTCTGCCCCCTCACCCTCCCCCAGAACCCCCAGGGTGACAGAAGCCCCCGttgccctctccacctccccaccgaCCAGCTCCATCACCATGAAG CACTGCCCACCTACCTCCCAGTCCACAACAGACTTCTTCAACTTCTCTCATGTCTCCACCAATGAGCATCAGAACAATCACCTGGTGACCACGCCTCAGCCAATCACCATTGTTGCCACTCCAAAGCCGGGGCCCATGTTAGTAAAG CAAAGCCAGCCAAAGACACCCAATGAGAAGAGCCGCAGTAAGAAGAATAAGGATCCCAAGCCGCGGGTGAAGAAGCTAAAGTACCACCAGTACATCCCCCCGGACCAGAAACAGGAGGCCAACGAGGCCCCCATGGACTCAGCCTACGCCAGGCTCCTGCATCAGCAGCAGCAGTTCCTCCAGCTGCAGATACtgagccagcagcagcagcactataACTACCAGACCATCCTGCCTGCCCCACTCAA GTCGACGGAGGGTCAGAACAGCTGCTCCAACATGTCTCTGAGtggcagcagtctgtccagtccCATCATGGTCTCTCTACCCAGCGCTGCCCCAGCACGGTCTAACCAGACTCTGACAAACCGCAAGCCTGGTGTCCTACCTGCCAACCTGGACGAAATGAAG GTAGCTGAGCTGAAGATGGAGCTGAAACTGCGAGGTCTTCCGGTGTCTGGCACCAAGACTGACCTGATAGAGAGACTAAAGCCTTATCAGGAGATCCCCAGCAGCCAGGCTGCCACTGCCATGGAGCTGACAGGCCACACAGGGGCCCCGCAGCCTGAGAGCATGAGCTCCACACCTCCTGTGTCCCCCGTGCCCTCGGAGGTCTCCAGCCTGGGCATGGAGGAGGCTGGGATGCCAGGAGCTCTTTCCCCAGCTCGGCCCACTCCTTCTGGGTCGTCTCCCCACCAAGGCCGCCTGGAGGACAGCCCAATGGAGACCAGAACCTCAGAGAAGGACCAGCGACTGCACGAGAAGGAGCGTCAGATCGAGGAGCTGATGAGGAAGCTGGAGCAGGAGCAGAAGCTGGTGGAGGAGCTGAAGATGCAGctagaggtggagaagaggggtCTGCCCAGCCCTCCAGTCCCCATGGCCCTGGCCCAGGTCAAAGAAGAGGGCAGGGCCGCCTCAATCTGCTCTGCCTCTGCGCATAGCCCACTAGCAGTGGTGAAACAGGAGGAGCCCAGCTCAGGCCAGGTGCAGACGTCCCCCCTGCCTCAGTTCTTCGTCAGCCACCAGCAGGTGCCTCAGGTCCTCAGACAGCCCCAGCCTCAGACCTCAATGTCTGGCCAGCCTGGAACACAGATCctgctgcctgtctccctgcccacCAGCACTGCCACCATCCAGATACCGAACAACAGCATTAAGCTGCAGGTCAGAGAGCCAGTCCTGCAGACCACAGTTAGTACTACAGCTCCAGGCATCATCCAGAAAACAGAGGCCTCAGCAccccaccaacaacaacacaccaCCCAGACCCAACCCATGGCACAG ATGACAGTCCCACTgtgcaccaccaccacctcaggcTCTGGATTCCAGTTCAGAGCAGGCCCAGGTCAGACAGAGATCCCCCAGTGTTTCCTAAACACTTTCCCAGGGAGCAGGTCCCCTGCCAGGGCCTCGTCCAATCAAGCAGTCCCCAATGGTCCAACAAACAAG TCCCCTTCTCCCTGCCAGCCCAACTTCTCAAACCACATCCCCAAGAGTAAGGACCCGCCACGCTACGAAGAGGCCGTTAAACAGACGCGCAGAATGCAGACTGCTGCACAG GTACCCACTGCAACCAGTCAGCACATGGACGACCTGTTTGACGTGTTGATCGAGAGTGGAG AGATCTCCCCCTTCATCAGACAGGACCCTTCCTTTCCAGACAAGCTGCTTCCTGTGACCGCCAGCGTAACCACCCTGCCCTTCAACACGGTGCTATCCCGCCCCCCGCCCCAGATCCTGGTGGCCCGCCCGCCCGCCCCCACCCTTAACCCCCCGGCCCCACCCAGCCTGACAGGCCTGGCCATAGACAACCAGCTGGAGGCCTTCCTGGAATGCACGCTGAAGGGGGAGACTGAGCCCCAGACACTGAGGTTGATGGAAGAGCTGCACAGTCAGCTGCTGGAGCACTCCCCCATGGACACGGACACCACTGGGTTCAACAATGTCAGTGCACCCCCCTCCAGCTACCACCTGGACCACACCAACCTGGACAACATGGAGTGGCTGGACCTGACCATGCCCGGGCCGACGGGGGGACTCAACCCACTAGGCCTTCCACCGTCTGGGGTATTCGCCTCTGACTTCCTGGACTCCCATGACCTGCAGCTACACTGGGACTAA
- the LOC123999146 gene encoding myocardin-related transcription factor B-like isoform X1 has translation MLVLVPHCPDHSMGLQTRPLSDPALSSSMACLDVESPAVCRGKFKSVLQRRLQQRRTREQLVEQGIMPPLKCPAAFHEQIRSLQRSRTENFLKHKIRSRPERSELVRMHILQETHAEPSLQATQMMLKRARLADDLNEKLAQRPGPMELVVKNILPVEPSLAKDGVTDHPDGEVEMDFPKTKTPDVYNFDEDSSDTLSPEQPASQESQSSSAPSPSPRTPRVTEAPVALSTSPPTSSITMKHCPPTSQSTTDFFNFSHVSTNEHQNNHLVTTPQPITIVATPKPGPMLVKQSQPKTPNEKSRSKKNKDPKPRVKKLKYHQYIPPDQKQEANEAPMDSAYARLLHQQQQFLQLQILSQQQQHYNYQTILPAPLKSTEGQNSCSNMSLSGSSLSSPIMVSLPSAAPARSNQTLTNRKPGVLPANLDEMKVAELKMELKLRGLPVSGTKTDLIERLKPYQEIPSSQAATAMELTGHTGAPQPESMSSTPPVSPVPSEVSSLGMEEAGMPGALSPARPTPSGSSPHQGRLEDSPMETRTSEKDQRLHEKERQIEELMRKLEQEQKLVEELKMQLEVEKRGLPSPPVPMALAQVKEEGRAASICSASAHSPLAVVKQEEPSSGQVQTSPLPQFFVSHQQVPQVLRQPQPQTSMSGQPGTQILLPVSLPTSTATIQIPNNSIKLQVREPVLQTTVSTTAPGIIQKTEASAPHQQQHTTQTQPMAQMTVPLCTTTTSGSGFQFRAGPGQTEIPQCFLNTFPGSRSPARASSNQAVPNGPTNKSPSPCQPNFSNHIPKSKDPPRYEEAVKQTRRMQTAAQVPTATSQHMDDLFDVLIESGEISPFIRQDPSFPDKLLPVTASVTTLPFNTVLSRPPPQILVARPPAPTLNPPAPPSLTGLAIDNQLEAFLECTLKGETEPQTLRLMEELHSQLLEHSPMDTDTTGFNNVSAPPSSYHLDHTNLDNMEWLDLTMPGPTGGLNPLGLPPSGVFASDFLDSHDLQLHWD, from the exons CACTGAAATGCCCTGCTGCCTTCCACGAACAGATCCGCAGCCTGCAGAGGTCCAGG ACTGAGAACTTCTTGAAGCACAAAATCCGCAGTAGACCTGAACGTTCAGAGCTGGTCCGCATGCACATCCTGCAAG AGACCCATGCGGAGCCCTCTCTGCAGGCCACTCAGATGATGCTGAAGAGAGCCAGGCTGGCTGATGACCTCAATGAGAAGCTGGCCCAGCGACCCGGCCCCATGGAGCTGGTGGTCAAGAACATTCTGCCTGTGGAACCCAGCCTCGCCAAAGACGGCGTCACCG ATCACCCAGACGGTGAGGTGGAGATGGACTTCCCCAAGACGAAAACACCTGATGTGTACAACTTTGACGAGGACAGCAGCGACACCCTGTCcccagagcagccagccagccaggagtccCAGAGCTCCTCTGCCCCCTCACCCTCCCCCAGAACCCCCAGGGTGACAGAAGCCCCCGttgccctctccacctccccaccgaCCAGCTCCATCACCATGAAG CACTGCCCACCTACCTCCCAGTCCACAACAGACTTCTTCAACTTCTCTCATGTCTCCACCAATGAGCATCAGAACAATCACCTGGTGACCACGCCTCAGCCAATCACCATTGTTGCCACTCCAAAGCCGGGGCCCATGTTAGTAAAG CAAAGCCAGCCAAAGACACCCAATGAGAAGAGCCGCAGTAAGAAGAATAAGGATCCCAAGCCGCGGGTGAAGAAGCTAAAGTACCACCAGTACATCCCCCCGGACCAGAAACAGGAGGCCAACGAGGCCCCCATGGACTCAGCCTACGCCAGGCTCCTGCATCAGCAGCAGCAGTTCCTCCAGCTGCAGATACtgagccagcagcagcagcactataACTACCAGACCATCCTGCCTGCCCCACTCAA GTCGACGGAGGGTCAGAACAGCTGCTCCAACATGTCTCTGAGtggcagcagtctgtccagtccCATCATGGTCTCTCTACCCAGCGCTGCCCCAGCACGGTCTAACCAGACTCTGACAAACCGCAAGCCTGGTGTCCTACCTGCCAACCTGGACGAAATGAAG GTAGCTGAGCTGAAGATGGAGCTGAAACTGCGAGGTCTTCCGGTGTCTGGCACCAAGACTGACCTGATAGAGAGACTAAAGCCTTATCAGGAGATCCCCAGCAGCCAGGCTGCCACTGCCATGGAGCTGACAGGCCACACAGGGGCCCCGCAGCCTGAGAGCATGAGCTCCACACCTCCTGTGTCCCCCGTGCCCTCGGAGGTCTCCAGCCTGGGCATGGAGGAGGCTGGGATGCCAGGAGCTCTTTCCCCAGCTCGGCCCACTCCTTCTGGGTCGTCTCCCCACCAAGGCCGCCTGGAGGACAGCCCAATGGAGACCAGAACCTCAGAGAAGGACCAGCGACTGCACGAGAAGGAGCGTCAGATCGAGGAGCTGATGAGGAAGCTGGAGCAGGAGCAGAAGCTGGTGGAGGAGCTGAAGATGCAGctagaggtggagaagaggggtCTGCCCAGCCCTCCAGTCCCCATGGCCCTGGCCCAGGTCAAAGAAGAGGGCAGGGCCGCCTCAATCTGCTCTGCCTCTGCGCATAGCCCACTAGCAGTGGTGAAACAGGAGGAGCCCAGCTCAGGCCAGGTGCAGACGTCCCCCCTGCCTCAGTTCTTCGTCAGCCACCAGCAGGTGCCTCAGGTCCTCAGACAGCCCCAGCCTCAGACCTCAATGTCTGGCCAGCCTGGAACACAGATCctgctgcctgtctccctgcccacCAGCACTGCCACCATCCAGATACCGAACAACAGCATTAAGCTGCAGGTCAGAGAGCCAGTCCTGCAGACCACAGTTAGTACTACAGCTCCAGGCATCATCCAGAAAACAGAGGCCTCAGCAccccaccaacaacaacacaccaCCCAGACCCAACCCATGGCACAG ATGACAGTCCCACTgtgcaccaccaccacctcaggcTCTGGATTCCAGTTCAGAGCAGGCCCAGGTCAGACAGAGATCCCCCAGTGTTTCCTAAACACTTTCCCAGGGAGCAGGTCCCCTGCCAGGGCCTCGTCCAATCAAGCAGTCCCCAATGGTCCAACAAACAAG TCCCCTTCTCCCTGCCAGCCCAACTTCTCAAACCACATCCCCAAGAGTAAGGACCCGCCACGCTACGAAGAGGCCGTTAAACAGACGCGCAGAATGCAGACTGCTGCACAG GTACCCACTGCAACCAGTCAGCACATGGACGACCTGTTTGACGTGTTGATCGAGAGTGGAG AGATCTCCCCCTTCATCAGACAGGACCCTTCCTTTCCAGACAAGCTGCTTCCTGTGACCGCCAGCGTAACCACCCTGCCCTTCAACACGGTGCTATCCCGCCCCCCGCCCCAGATCCTGGTGGCCCGCCCGCCCGCCCCCACCCTTAACCCCCCGGCCCCACCCAGCCTGACAGGCCTGGCCATAGACAACCAGCTGGAGGCCTTCCTGGAATGCACGCTGAAGGGGGAGACTGAGCCCCAGACACTGAGGTTGATGGAAGAGCTGCACAGTCAGCTGCTGGAGCACTCCCCCATGGACACGGACACCACTGGGTTCAACAATGTCAGTGCACCCCCCTCCAGCTACCACCTGGACCACACCAACCTGGACAACATGGAGTGGCTGGACCTGACCATGCCCGGGCCGACGGGGGGACTCAACCCACTAGGCCTTCCACCGTCTGGGGTATTCGCCTCTGACTTCCTGGACTCCCATGACCTGCAGCTACACTGGGACTAA